Proteins encoded within one genomic window of Nitrososphaerales archaeon:
- the gatC gene encoding Asp-tRNA(Asn)/Glu-tRNA(Gln) amidotransferase subunit GatC: MTLKEIKHIAWLARIELSKKEEALFREQLNEILEYFKKIDEVDVKNIPPTYHVVDIVNVFRPDEVRTFDADKILSTVPQMKERYVKGPRAI, translated from the coding sequence ATCACTTTAAAAGAGATTAAACATATAGCCTGGCTGGCAAGGATCGAACTTTCAAAGAAAGAGGAAGCATTATTTAGAGAACAGCTGAATGAGATTTTAGAGTATTTTAAAAAGATCGACGAGGTAGATGTGAAGAACATTCCTCCCACATATCACGTAGTCGATATCGTAAATGTATTCAGACCCGATGAAGTAAGAACCTTCGATGCAGATAAAATCCTCAGCACCGTTCCACAGATGAAAGAAAGGTATGTAAAAGGTCCGAGGGCGATCTGA